The nucleotide window TTTCAAAATTCACGAATTATTCGTGGTGTTAATAGCTGCGTCAATCAGTCAGCAGCTAAAGGCTTCCTTACCTATGAAGGTCCAGCCTATAAAACAATTGTTCCATCTATATTCGTAAAGAGTTGTTCTTTTGCTTCAATTCGGTCCAGTGCTGTAATAACTGTTGAGTTTTTGGCACTAACAATTAACGCCGCTTGCTCCAAAATAATTAAGGGTTGTTTAACTCCCTTTTCACGTGCTTCAAACACTTTATCAGTTATTTGCTGCCATTCATTATCTGAAATAATAATATTTCGCTCATTCATTCGTTCAGTAGCATGTTTACTAATTTTTAATTCATTTGTAGCCTGCTTTAAATGATTAACAAATGAATTTTTTGTTGGAAGTACTGAATGATTTTTAACAGTTTGCTGGATAGGTGGATGATACGGTATATGTTGAATATTTACGCGGTTCATCAAAATCACCTCTTATTCAGCTGTAACCACTGTAAATTGATCTTTCGTTAGGCGTGTACCATTAT belongs to Solibacillus sp. FSL R7-0682 and includes:
- a CDS encoding TIGR02530 family flagellar biosynthesis protein; this encodes MNRVNIQHIPYHPPIQQTVKNHSVLPTKNSFVNHLKQATNELKISKHATERMNERNIIISDNEWQQITDKVFEAREKGVKQPLIILEQAALIVSAKNSTVITALDRIEAKEQLFTNIDGTIVL